One segment of Streptomyces sp. TG1A-8 DNA contains the following:
- a CDS encoding DoxX family protein gives MSARLDSAQPYVVGAFRIVVGLLFAVHGAASLFGVLGGAMGTHGGTIDAGTWPGWYAALIQFVAGGLVLLGLGTRAAALAASGSMAYAYFDVHQRAALWPIQNGGELSVLFCWAFFLLVFTGSGAFGLDRLATRRTAATGEPAAEQAPMAV, from the coding sequence ATGTCCGCACGCCTCGATTCCGCCCAGCCGTACGTCGTCGGCGCCTTCCGCATCGTCGTCGGCCTGCTGTTCGCCGTGCACGGCGCCGCCTCGCTCTTCGGCGTCCTCGGGGGCGCCATGGGCACCCACGGCGGCACCATCGACGCCGGCACCTGGCCCGGCTGGTACGCCGCCCTGATCCAGTTCGTCGCCGGCGGCCTCGTCCTGCTCGGCCTGGGCACCCGCGCCGCCGCGCTGGCCGCCTCCGGCTCCATGGCGTACGCCTACTTCGACGTCCACCAGCGGGCCGCCCTGTGGCCCATCCAGAACGGCGGTGAGCTGTCGGTCCTGTTCTGCTGGGCCTTCTTCCTGCTGGTCTTCACCGGCTCGGGCGCCTTCGGCCTGGACCGGCTCGCCACCCGGCGCACCGCGGCCACCGGCGAACCGGCCGCCGAGCAGGCGCCGATGGCGGTCTGA
- a CDS encoding HNH endonuclease family protein, with protein sequence MPKFYARRRLSTLAVLTGLTASAALLNPPSASAALPTPVSGATARGYLSQLTVATENRTGYSRDLFPTWITISGTCNTREWILKRDGSNVVTDSSCAATSGSWYSPYDGATWSAASDVDIDHLVPLAEAWDSGAGKWTTAQRQAFANDVTRPQLLAVTDNVNQAKGDQDPATWVPSRSAYLCTYVRAWVQVKYYYDLSVDSAEKNALQNDLAGC encoded by the coding sequence ATGCCCAAGTTCTACGCGCGTCGACGACTGAGCACGCTCGCCGTCCTCACCGGCCTCACGGCCTCCGCGGCCCTCCTCAACCCCCCGAGCGCCTCCGCGGCCCTCCCGACCCCGGTCAGCGGCGCCACGGCCCGCGGCTACCTCTCCCAGCTCACCGTGGCCACCGAGAACCGCACCGGCTACAGCCGCGACCTGTTCCCGACCTGGATCACCATCTCCGGCACCTGCAACACCCGCGAGTGGATCCTGAAGCGGGACGGCTCGAACGTCGTCACCGACTCCTCCTGCGCGGCCACCAGCGGCAGCTGGTACTCGCCGTACGACGGCGCGACCTGGAGCGCCGCCTCCGACGTCGACATCGACCACCTCGTCCCGCTGGCCGAGGCGTGGGACTCCGGCGCGGGCAAGTGGACCACCGCCCAGCGGCAGGCATTCGCCAACGACGTCACCCGCCCCCAGCTCCTGGCCGTCACCGACAACGTCAACCAGGCCAAGGGCGACCAGGATCCGGCCACCTGGGTGCCGTCCCGGTCCGCGTACCTGTGCACCTACGTCCGCGCCTGGGTCCAGGTGAAGTACTACTACGACCTCTCGGTCGACTCCGCGGAGAAGAACGCGCTGCAGAACGACCTCGCCGGCTGCTGA
- a CDS encoding TMEM165/GDT1 family protein, translating into MISITVTALVFGVVFLAELPDKTALAGLVLGTRYRASYVFAGVAAAFLLHVVLAVAAGSVLTLLPRQIVHALTGVLFLGGAAMLLLKEDEDDEEVRRPADQSFWKVAGTGFMLILVAEFGDLTQIMTANLAARYDDPVSVGLGAVLGLWVVAGLGIVGGKALMRRVPLRLITRVAALLMLALGVWSLYEAVTG; encoded by the coding sequence TTGATCAGCATCACCGTGACGGCGCTCGTCTTCGGCGTCGTCTTCCTCGCCGAGCTGCCCGACAAGACCGCGCTCGCCGGCCTCGTCCTCGGCACCCGCTACCGCGCCTCGTACGTCTTCGCGGGCGTCGCCGCCGCCTTCCTGCTGCACGTCGTGCTCGCCGTCGCCGCGGGCAGCGTGCTGACCCTGCTGCCCCGGCAGATCGTGCACGCGCTCACCGGCGTGCTCTTCCTCGGTGGCGCGGCGATGCTGCTGCTGAAGGAGGACGAGGACGACGAGGAGGTCCGCAGACCCGCCGACCAGTCCTTCTGGAAGGTCGCGGGGACGGGCTTCATGCTCATCCTGGTCGCCGAGTTCGGCGATCTCACCCAGATCATGACCGCCAACCTCGCCGCCCGCTACGACGACCCGGTCTCCGTCGGCCTCGGCGCGGTCCTCGGGCTGTGGGTGGTGGCCGGCCTCGGCATCGTCGGCGGAAAGGCCCTGATGAGGCGGGTGCCGCTGCGGCTGATCACGAGGGTCGCGGCCCTGTTGATGCTGGCGCTCGGCGTGTGGAGCCTCTACGAGGCGGTGACCGGCTGA
- a CDS encoding HAD-IA family hydrolase, whose protein sequence is MPATAPPSVLTARALLLDMDGTLVDSTAVVERVWRRWAERHGLDGDEVMKVVHGRQGHASMAVLLPGRPRQLNLADNARMLAEETADTDGVVEVPGAAAFLASLRGLPHALVTSADAALSTARMNAAGLPLPAVRVTAESVGASKPDPEGFLKGAAELGVGPADCVVFEDSGAGIAAARAAGMRVVGVGPRAHHHAPDAVVPDLTRVRVEAVAGGTVRLHVG, encoded by the coding sequence ATGCCGGCCACCGCCCCGCCCTCCGTCCTCACCGCCCGCGCCCTCCTGCTCGACATGGACGGCACCCTCGTCGACTCGACCGCGGTGGTCGAGCGCGTCTGGCGGCGCTGGGCCGAGCGGCACGGGCTGGACGGCGACGAGGTGATGAAGGTCGTCCACGGCCGGCAGGGCCACGCCTCGATGGCCGTGCTGCTGCCCGGCCGGCCCCGGCAGCTGAACCTCGCCGACAACGCGCGCATGCTCGCGGAGGAGACCGCCGACACGGACGGCGTGGTCGAGGTCCCCGGGGCCGCCGCCTTCCTCGCCTCCCTGCGCGGGCTCCCGCACGCCCTGGTGACCTCGGCGGACGCCGCCCTGTCCACCGCCCGCATGAACGCCGCCGGGCTGCCGCTGCCCGCGGTGCGGGTCACGGCCGAGTCGGTCGGGGCGAGCAAGCCCGATCCGGAGGGCTTCCTGAAGGGCGCCGCCGAACTGGGCGTCGGCCCGGCCGACTGCGTCGTCTTCGAGGACTCCGGCGCGGGCATCGCCGCCGCGCGGGCCGCGGGCATGCGCGTTGTGGGCGTCGGACCGCGGGCGCACCACCACGCCCCCGACGCCGTCGTGCCGGACCTCACCCGGGTGAGGGTCGAGGCCGTGGCCGGGGGGACGGTCCGGCTGCACGTGGGCTGA
- a CDS encoding MFS transporter, which produces MVLDTHGTAKDVRTAERVPGDVLVSIGALLLGLLLAALDQTIVATALPTIVSDLGGLEHLSWVVTAYLLASTAAIPLWGKLGDQYGRKRLFQTAIVIFLVGSALCGVAQNMPQLIGFRALQGLGGGGLIVLSMAIVGDIVPPRERGRYQGLFGAVFGATSVLGPLLGGLFTEHLSWRWVFYVNLPLGVVALAVIATALRVPRRSDRHVIDYLGTFLIAAVATCLVLVASLGGTTWGWASPQVVGLAVLGVLLAAAFVAVERRAAEPVLPLKLFRVRTFTLAAVISFIVGFAMFGAMTYLPTFLQVVHGVSPTMSGVHMLPMVFGLLLSSTASGQVVSRTGRWKVFPVTGTAVTTLGLLLLHRLDEFSSTVEMGACFLVFGLGLGLVLQVLVLIVQNAVPYEDLGVATSGATFFRSIGASFGVAIFGTVFSSRLGDQLAAAFRGVRLPPGVSPGALEADPRGIAALPAALRPAALHAYASSITEVFLYAVPVAVLGFVLAWFLKEDRLRGSVTAPDASETLAPNPVERSSRDEACRALSVLGTREGRREIYREITGRAGYDLLPAASWLLLRIRRYGSLEPAVLTERSPVPLHAVLAAARQVEERRLAQRRGPEMVLTAAGRQVAERLAAAREESLAELLGDWWGPDRSTDLVLLVKELTAELCGAERERPHNGTVAKAG; this is translated from the coding sequence ATGGTGCTGGACACGCATGGCACGGCGAAGGACGTGCGGACCGCCGAGCGCGTCCCGGGCGACGTGCTCGTCTCGATCGGCGCCCTGCTGCTCGGGCTGCTGCTCGCCGCGCTGGACCAGACCATCGTGGCGACCGCGCTGCCGACGATCGTCAGCGACCTCGGCGGCCTGGAGCACCTGTCCTGGGTCGTCACCGCCTACCTGCTGGCCTCCACCGCGGCGATCCCGCTGTGGGGCAAGCTCGGCGACCAGTACGGCCGCAAGAGGCTGTTCCAGACCGCGATCGTCATCTTCCTCGTCGGCTCCGCGCTGTGCGGGGTCGCGCAGAACATGCCCCAGCTCATCGGCTTCCGGGCGCTGCAGGGACTGGGCGGCGGCGGGCTGATCGTGCTGTCGATGGCGATCGTCGGCGACATCGTGCCGCCCCGCGAACGCGGGCGCTACCAAGGGCTGTTCGGCGCCGTCTTCGGTGCGACGAGCGTACTGGGCCCGCTGCTGGGCGGCCTGTTCACCGAACACCTCAGCTGGCGCTGGGTGTTCTACGTCAACCTCCCCCTCGGCGTCGTCGCGCTCGCCGTGATCGCCACCGCCCTGCGCGTCCCGCGCCGCTCCGACCGCCACGTCATCGACTACCTCGGCACGTTCCTGATCGCCGCGGTCGCCACCTGCCTGGTGCTGGTGGCCTCGCTCGGCGGCACCACCTGGGGCTGGGCCTCGCCGCAGGTCGTCGGCCTCGCCGTGCTGGGCGTCCTGCTCGCCGCAGCCTTCGTCGCCGTGGAACGGCGGGCCGCCGAACCGGTCCTGCCGCTCAAGCTGTTCCGCGTCCGCACCTTCACGCTCGCCGCCGTCATCAGCTTCATCGTCGGCTTCGCCATGTTCGGCGCGATGACCTACCTGCCGACGTTCCTGCAGGTCGTGCACGGCGTCTCGCCGACCATGTCCGGCGTGCACATGCTGCCGATGGTGTTCGGCCTGCTGCTGTCCTCGACCGCCTCCGGGCAGGTCGTCAGCCGCACCGGACGCTGGAAGGTCTTCCCGGTCACCGGCACCGCCGTGACCACCCTGGGCCTGCTCCTGCTGCACCGGCTCGACGAGTTCAGCTCCACCGTCGAGATGGGCGCCTGCTTCCTCGTCTTCGGCCTGGGCCTCGGCCTGGTCCTGCAGGTCCTCGTCCTCATCGTGCAGAACGCCGTCCCCTACGAGGACCTGGGCGTCGCCACCTCCGGCGCGACCTTCTTCCGCTCCATCGGCGCGTCCTTCGGCGTCGCCATCTTCGGCACCGTCTTCTCCAGCCGCCTCGGCGACCAGCTCGCCGCCGCCTTCCGGGGCGTGCGGCTGCCGCCCGGCGTCTCGCCCGGCGCCCTGGAGGCCGACCCGCGCGGCATCGCCGCCCTGCCCGCCGCCCTGCGCCCGGCGGCCCTGCACGCCTACGCGTCGTCCATCACCGAGGTCTTCCTGTACGCCGTCCCGGTCGCCGTCCTCGGCTTCGTGCTGGCGTGGTTCCTGAAGGAGGACCGGCTGCGCGGCTCGGTCACCGCGCCGGACGCCTCCGAGACCCTCGCCCCCAACCCGGTCGAGCGCTCCTCCCGCGACGAGGCGTGCCGGGCGCTGTCCGTGCTCGGCACCCGCGAGGGGCGCCGCGAGATCTACCGGGAGATCACCGGGCGGGCCGGGTACGACCTGCTGCCCGCCGCGAGCTGGCTGCTGCTGCGCATCCGCAGGTACGGCTCGCTGGAGCCGGCCGTGCTGACCGAGCGCAGTCCCGTCCCGCTGCACGCGGTCCTCGCGGCCGCCCGTCAGGTCGAGGAGCGCCGGCTCGCCCAACGCCGGGGCCCGGAGATGGTGCTGACCGCCGCCGGACGCCAGGTCGCCGAACGGCTCGCCGCGGCCCGCGAGGAGTCCCTGGCCGAGCTGCTCGGCGACTGGTGGGGACCGGACCGGTCCACCGACCTGGTCCTGCTGGTGAAGGAGCTGACCGCCGAACTGTGCGGCGCCGAACGCGAACGGCCGCACAACGGCACGGTGGCGAAGGCCGGTTGA
- a CDS encoding DUF1992 domain-containing protein, with the protein MTERKPPGVPFESWVDHQIRDAQARGAFDRLPGAGRPLPADVESPYDELWWVKRKMAREGLAVLPPALALRKEAEDALAAARAAPSERVVRRIITEINVKIRDMMFKPPPGPPLGKKPYDVEEVVRQWRQRRAGATGDGPDARP; encoded by the coding sequence ATGACCGAGCGAAAGCCACCGGGCGTCCCGTTCGAGTCCTGGGTCGACCACCAGATCCGCGATGCGCAGGCGCGCGGCGCGTTCGACCGGCTGCCGGGCGCGGGCCGGCCGCTGCCCGCGGACGTGGAGTCCCCGTACGACGAGCTGTGGTGGGTCAAGCGGAAGATGGCCCGCGAGGGCCTGGCGGTGCTGCCGCCGGCGCTGGCACTGCGCAAGGAGGCCGAGGACGCGCTCGCGGCTGCCCGGGCGGCGCCCTCGGAGCGGGTCGTCCGCAGGATCATCACGGAGATCAACGTGAAGATCCGCGACATGATGTTCAAGCCGCCGCCCGGCCCGCCGCTGGGCAAGAAGCCCTACGACGTCGAAGAGGTCGTGCGGCAGTGGCGGCAGCGCAGGGCCGGCGCCACGGGGGACGGACCGGACGCGCGGCCGTAG
- a CDS encoding O-methyltransferase, with amino-acid sequence MSGSQPWDDVDFYFTSHLAPEDDALRAAVRENEAAGLPDISITATQGKFLQLLAQVQGARTVLEIGTLGGYSTIWLARALPADGRLISLEYSARHAEVATRNLARAGLDRIAEVRVGPALESLPKLADENPAPFDLVFIDADKSNNPHYVEWALRLTRTGSLIVVDNVVRGGRVADAANTEPDVVGTRAAIELIAAHPRLSGTAVQTVGAKGYDGFALARVLD; translated from the coding sequence ATGAGCGGGTCGCAGCCGTGGGACGACGTCGACTTCTACTTCACCAGCCACCTCGCGCCGGAGGACGACGCGCTCAGGGCGGCCGTCCGCGAGAACGAGGCCGCGGGACTGCCGGACATCTCGATCACGGCCACCCAGGGCAAGTTCCTCCAGCTGCTCGCGCAGGTCCAGGGCGCCCGGACCGTCCTGGAGATCGGCACGCTGGGCGGCTACAGCACGATCTGGCTGGCCCGCGCCCTCCCCGCCGACGGCCGCCTGATCTCCCTGGAGTACAGCGCCCGGCACGCCGAGGTGGCCACCCGCAACCTCGCGCGGGCCGGCCTCGACCGGATCGCCGAGGTGCGGGTGGGGCCGGCCCTGGAGTCGCTGCCCAAGCTCGCCGACGAGAACCCGGCCCCCTTCGACCTGGTGTTCATCGACGCCGACAAGTCCAACAACCCGCACTACGTGGAGTGGGCGCTCAGGCTGACCCGCACGGGCAGCCTGATCGTCGTGGACAACGTGGTGCGCGGCGGCCGGGTCGCGGACGCGGCGAACACCGAGCCGGACGTCGTCGGCACCCGCGCCGCCATCGAGCTCATCGCCGCCCACCCGAGGCTGAGCGGCACGGCGGTGCAGACCGTGGGCGCCAAGGGCTACGACGGCTTCGCGCTGGCCCGGGTGCTCGACTGA
- a CDS encoding bifunctional glycosyltransferase 87/phosphatase PAP2 family protein — protein MANVEHGGRPADAFGTAGTGSRLRAARLALWAVAAVLAIRQLAVVLTTPSGDRLTDLETWVGPAGVLHVTGSLYDSPRFTGTPFGGLVLKPLTRSAEQALGWGWTFGTLLLVVALGMVAARALPQPAGRRTSLLAAPVAISLLMLSLPVRNTLWLGQTSIIPVLLVLLGCFTVRGERASGLCVGVAAALQPTVLLFAPLLWFTDRRRAALSTGVTFAACTALAWAAMPHDSYTYWVHHMAGAGLGGKADALANQSLHGALLRLGLTGPLEIALFLVLAAAVAVLALRRAVRYAHDGQLLLAVAVTGCAAVAVSPTTWQHQLLWVLLAVVGRVGRRASDRYVWPVAVVLVTTLPAKMMLPNMPVVYPLRDNIVLLAALAAATAVPFLSRTSPYYRAPVPAEYAGAVPARFRRVPLLPLLRRVLTRPNLLLELLLIRVTYAAYQQVRLAATGGSNAAGRATAEHNGRHLLAVERLLHIDVEHAVNHAVVRVGWLRDFFDFYYESFHFVVPLTVLGVLYWRRPVDYRWARASLGFTTLLALVGFWLFPLAPPRLMPTLGIIDTVHGVQDFSKPDYGTLTALTNQYAAMPSLHFGWSLWCGIVIAVIAPRWWMKALGLLHPLFTVSAIVATGNHWVLDAAGGAVVASAGFGLSYLFQGPRARTVAAVAGTGAREPARGAAAG, from the coding sequence GTGGCGAACGTGGAGCACGGCGGGCGACCGGCGGATGCCTTCGGGACGGCCGGGACGGGGTCACGGCTGCGTGCGGCCCGGCTCGCGCTGTGGGCGGTGGCCGCGGTCCTCGCGATACGGCAGCTGGCCGTCGTCCTCACCACCCCGAGCGGTGACCGGCTGACCGACCTGGAGACCTGGGTCGGCCCCGCGGGCGTCCTGCACGTGACCGGGTCGCTGTACGACTCGCCGCGCTTCACCGGTACTCCGTTCGGGGGACTGGTGCTCAAGCCGCTCACCAGGTCCGCCGAGCAGGCCCTCGGCTGGGGCTGGACCTTCGGCACCCTGCTGCTCGTCGTCGCCCTCGGCATGGTCGCCGCCCGCGCGCTGCCCCAGCCGGCCGGCCGCCGCACCTCCCTGCTGGCCGCGCCGGTCGCCATCAGCCTGCTGATGCTCTCGCTGCCGGTGCGCAACACCCTCTGGCTCGGCCAGACCAGCATCATCCCGGTGCTGCTGGTGCTGCTCGGCTGCTTCACCGTGCGCGGCGAACGCGCGAGCGGCCTGTGCGTGGGCGTGGCCGCCGCCCTCCAGCCGACCGTACTGCTGTTCGCCCCGCTGCTGTGGTTCACCGACCGCCGTCGCGCCGCCCTGTCCACGGGCGTCACCTTCGCCGCGTGCACCGCGCTCGCCTGGGCCGCGATGCCACACGACTCGTACACCTACTGGGTGCACCACATGGCCGGCGCCGGTCTCGGCGGCAAGGCCGACGCCCTCGCCAACCAGTCCCTGCACGGCGCCCTGCTCCGCCTGGGCCTCACCGGCCCGCTGGAGATCGCCCTCTTCCTGGTGCTCGCCGCCGCCGTCGCCGTCCTCGCCCTGCGCCGCGCCGTCCGCTACGCCCACGACGGCCAGCTCCTGCTCGCCGTGGCCGTCACCGGCTGCGCCGCCGTCGCCGTCTCCCCGACCACCTGGCAGCACCAGCTGCTGTGGGTGCTGCTCGCGGTGGTCGGCAGGGTCGGCAGGCGGGCCTCGGACCGTTACGTCTGGCCGGTGGCGGTGGTCCTGGTGACCACCCTCCCGGCGAAGATGATGCTGCCGAACATGCCGGTGGTGTACCCGCTGCGCGACAACATCGTGCTGCTCGCGGCCCTCGCCGCCGCCACCGCCGTGCCGTTCCTGTCCCGCACCTCGCCGTACTACCGCGCGCCGGTCCCCGCCGAGTACGCCGGGGCGGTGCCCGCCCGTTTCCGGCGCGTCCCGCTGCTGCCCCTGCTGCGCCGGGTGCTCACCCGCCCCAACCTCCTGCTGGAGCTGCTGCTCATCCGCGTGACGTACGCCGCCTACCAGCAGGTCAGGCTCGCCGCCACGGGCGGCAGCAACGCGGCGGGCCGGGCGACGGCCGAGCACAACGGCCGGCACCTGCTGGCCGTGGAGCGCTTGCTGCACATCGACGTCGAGCACGCGGTCAACCACGCCGTGGTGCGGGTCGGCTGGCTGCGGGACTTCTTCGACTTCTACTACGAGTCCTTCCACTTCGTCGTGCCGCTGACCGTGCTCGGCGTCCTGTACTGGCGCCGCCCGGTCGACTACCGCTGGGCCCGCGCCTCCCTGGGCTTCACCACCCTGCTCGCCCTGGTCGGCTTCTGGCTCTTCCCGCTGGCCCCGCCGCGCCTGATGCCGACCCTCGGCATCATCGACACCGTGCACGGCGTCCAGGACTTCTCCAAGCCCGACTACGGCACCCTGACCGCACTCACCAACCAGTACGCGGCGATGCCGTCCCTGCACTTCGGCTGGTCGCTGTGGTGCGGGATCGTCATCGCGGTCATCGCGCCCCGGTGGTGGATGAAGGCACTGGGCCTGCTGCACCCGCTGTTCACCGTCTCGGCCATCGTCGCCACCGGCAACCACTGGGTGCTGGACGCGGCGGGCGGCGCGGTGGTGGCGAGCGCGGGCTTCGGCCTGTCGTACCTGTTCCAGGGCCCCCGGGCGCGGACGGTCGCGGCGGTGGCCGGGACCGGCGCCCGGGAGCCGGCGCGGGGGGCGGCGGCGGGCTGA